One stretch of Chryseobacterium indologenes DNA includes these proteins:
- a CDS encoding carboxypeptidase-like regulatory domain-containing protein — MENMLKANLCIVLLFLSGILFSQQKITGLVTDESKTNINPVLIINVSKNSSVISDSSGRFIIDADGNDEIRAVKDGYYRVSKKISKEDFNTVVLIILQKAVIQIPEVQIAFKPTGNLEKDNKRLNESQKLKSLKSEMSKYMKSPLTEPLPDKTISKTFTGHDYKVGQVDVKGVIGAVAGLIKKATEPKITKANYIEFQDFMTRLKNEVNLDFLRKYGMEDEQIDAFLLYAEDTRYLSKNFRKNFNKDVLKFELQVAFAKYRQLNKLDTQ; from the coding sequence ATGGAAAATATGTTAAAAGCTAATCTGTGCATTGTTTTGTTGTTCCTATCAGGAATATTGTTCTCACAGCAAAAAATAACCGGACTTGTTACTGATGAAAGTAAGACCAATATCAATCCGGTGTTAATCATTAACGTTTCAAAAAATAGTTCTGTAATAAGTGATTCATCTGGGAGATTTATCATAGATGCTGATGGAAATGATGAAATAAGAGCAGTAAAAGATGGGTATTATCGCGTCAGCAAGAAGATTTCAAAAGAAGATTTCAATACAGTTGTGCTCATCATTCTCCAAAAAGCTGTGATCCAGATTCCGGAAGTTCAGATTGCCTTCAAGCCTACAGGAAACCTGGAAAAAGACAATAAGCGTCTTAATGAATCTCAAAAGTTAAAGTCTTTAAAATCGGAGATGTCAAAATACATGAAAAGCCCTTTAACGGAACCTTTACCTGATAAAACCATTTCAAAAACGTTTACAGGACATGATTATAAAGTAGGGCAGGTAGATGTAAAAGGTGTTATTGGGGCAGTAGCTGGTTTAATTAAAAAGGCAACAGAACCTAAAATTACCAAAGCCAATTATATAGAGTTTCAAGATTTTATGACACGGCTTAAAAATGAAGTGAATTTAGACTTTCTTAGAAAATATGGGATGGAAGATGAACAGATTGATGCATTTTTATTATATGCAGAGGACACCAGGTACCTTTCTAAAAATTTCAGAAAAAACTTCAATAAAGATGTGCTGAAGTTTGAATTGCAGGTTGCCTTTGCAAAATATCGTCAATTAAATAAGCTAGATACCCAATAA
- a CDS encoding carboxypeptidase-like regulatory domain-containing protein, which translates to MNYNFRNIVSECWKKSFLFLAILCAHLLFSQQTVTGRIIDDSGESLSAVTIVNISTDKKVYSNSQGVFSIEANPNDELRFVKEDFRRVSRRVLTDGINPQLLITLFQVPKDVGEVKIVKKLSGDLEQDSRIVAKVDKGEQVKQAVGLPEPVGKMREKPAEVKSVLLPILLGNLNVQGVYDLVSGKARKQKRQYRYDDLQEHIAWIRSRVQDDYFVKAGIPADKISEFIEFSFLAKPQVRTYVKARNLSGVMLRMEEVIPVFIERLNNSHR; encoded by the coding sequence TTGAATTATAATTTCAGAAATATTGTAAGTGAATGTTGGAAAAAGAGTTTTCTTTTCCTTGCTATACTGTGTGCTCATCTTTTGTTTTCCCAACAAACGGTAACTGGAAGGATTATTGATGATAGTGGTGAAAGTTTGAGTGCCGTTACTATTGTTAATATTTCAACAGATAAAAAAGTATACTCCAATTCACAGGGAGTTTTTTCCATTGAAGCCAATCCTAATGATGAACTGAGGTTTGTAAAAGAAGATTTTAGAAGAGTATCAAGACGGGTTCTTACGGATGGGATTAATCCACAATTATTGATCACTCTTTTTCAGGTTCCCAAAGATGTTGGTGAAGTAAAAATTGTAAAAAAACTGTCGGGTGATTTGGAGCAGGACTCCAGAATCGTTGCGAAAGTAGATAAAGGAGAGCAGGTAAAACAAGCCGTAGGTCTTCCGGAGCCTGTGGGAAAGATGAGGGAAAAGCCGGCAGAAGTGAAAAGCGTTCTTTTACCAATATTGCTAGGAAACCTTAATGTACAGGGAGTTTATGACCTGGTAAGCGGTAAAGCCAGAAAACAGAAGAGGCAATACAGGTACGATGATTTGCAGGAACATATTGCCTGGATTCGAAGCAGGGTACAAGACGATTATTTTGTTAAGGCCGGAATTCCTGCAGATAAAATTTCTGAATTTATTGAATTTTCATTTTTAGCAAAGCCTCAGGTTCGTACCTATGTAAAAGCCAGAAACCTCTCAGGGGTAATGCTGAGGATGGAAGAAGTGATACCGGTTTTTATTGAACGTCTTAATAATAGCCATAGATAA
- a CDS encoding SIMPL domain-containing protein codes for MNKNIIAVAVGALGFVLGLGFLGNAIKNRNKSENTISVTGLGTKHFTSDLITWSGSFSKNNSDLKSAYDELALDRKVINDYLISKGIKQGEIVFSSVDIQKQFRSYNDSNGNYVQGEFSGYNLTQNVSIESKEVGKIENLSRNITEIINRGIEFTSSSPSYFYTKLATVKQEMIASATKDAKERAEKIAENSGSSLGNLKKATMGVIQITAPNSNEDYSYGGTFNTSSKEKEASITIKLEYEVN; via the coding sequence ATGAATAAAAATATTATTGCAGTAGCGGTAGGAGCTTTAGGATTTGTCCTTGGCCTCGGCTTTTTGGGAAATGCAATCAAAAACAGAAATAAATCTGAAAATACCATCTCTGTAACAGGATTAGGAACCAAACACTTTACCTCTGATCTTATTACCTGGTCAGGAAGCTTTTCTAAAAATAATTCTGACCTGAAATCCGCTTATGATGAACTAGCTTTGGATAGAAAGGTCATCAATGATTACCTGATTTCAAAGGGGATAAAACAGGGCGAGATTGTATTTTCCTCTGTAGATATTCAGAAACAATTCAGAAGCTATAATGATTCCAATGGAAATTATGTGCAGGGAGAATTCTCCGGCTACAACCTAACTCAAAATGTATCTATTGAAAGCAAAGAGGTAGGTAAGATCGAAAATCTTTCAAGAAATATCACTGAAATTATCAACCGTGGAATTGAGTTTACCTCTTCTTCCCCTTCCTATTTTTATACAAAACTGGCTACTGTAAAGCAGGAAATGATTGCCAGTGCAACAAAAGATGCTAAAGAGCGGGCTGAAAAAATTGCAGAAAATTCCGGGAGTAGCTTAGGAAATCTTAAAAAAGCAACAATGGGTGTTATCCAGATTACTGCACCCAATTCAAATGAAGACTATTCTTATGGAGGGACTTTCAATACTTCTTCCAAAGAAAAAGAAGCCAGTATTACCATAAAGCTGGAGTATGAAGTGAATTAG
- a CDS encoding GNAT family N-acetyltransferase translates to MEFLPITSVEDHRIQGIYTSYTSTFPVDEQRDKEQFLDLFLNPKVKFMSILHESEAIGYIILWELSSFVFVEHFEVFEVFRSKKLGSHIMQHLLESYPRIILEIEPEDVNEDAKRRYSFYQRNNFGLIDTTYIQPSYGEGKQSLNLWLLANYSPENVEELKNEICDIVYP, encoded by the coding sequence ATGGAATTTTTACCAATTACTTCTGTTGAAGATCATAGAATTCAAGGAATCTATACTTCATATACCAGCACTTTTCCTGTAGACGAACAAAGAGACAAAGAACAATTTCTGGATTTGTTTTTAAATCCAAAAGTAAAATTCATGTCTATACTCCATGAATCCGAGGCTATTGGCTACATCATCCTATGGGAGCTGAGCTCTTTTGTTTTTGTAGAACACTTTGAGGTATTTGAAGTTTTCAGAAGCAAAAAACTAGGATCTCATATTATGCAGCATTTATTGGAGAGCTACCCTAGAATTATCCTGGAAATCGAACCTGAAGACGTGAATGAAGATGCTAAAAGACGTTATTCATTCTATCAGAGAAATAATTTCGGTCTCATTGATACGACTTATATACAGCCAAGCTATGGAGAAGGGAAACAATCTCTGAACCTATGGCTGCTGGCCAATTATTCTCCAGAAAATGTAGAAGAGCTTAAAAATGAAATTTGTGATATCGTATATCCTTAA
- a CDS encoding PspC family transcriptional regulator has translation MLSNIRHKMEREWFGVLTRTGAKLGIPVSKLRIFFIYSTFATAGFFFLIYLGLAFTLWIKDIFITRRPSVFDL, from the coding sequence ATGCTGAGTAATATCCGTCATAAAATGGAAAGAGAATGGTTTGGTGTACTGACAAGAACGGGTGCCAAGCTGGGAATTCCTGTATCCAAATTAAGAATCTTCTTCATCTACTCTACTTTTGCCACTGCCGGTTTTTTCTTTCTGATTTACCTGGGTTTGGCATTTACTTTGTGGATTAAAGATATTTTTATCACCAGAAGACCTAGTGTCTTTGATTTATGA
- a CDS encoding DUF2851 family protein yields MTEKLLQYLWNYKVFKYFDFKDIEGNSVEIIQFGKWNKDAGPDFLGSKIKINGVVLAGNIELHVRSSDWIFHNHSQDPNYQNIILHVVFQHDTEISEFTDQKVPTLELKHYIDENILWKYERLINGNQFIACENIFNKEKIPVNFHEGNILKKLEEKSIGFEQSLMLYKNNFEAVLFHSLAYSFGLKVNAHIFKQIAESIDYSIINKIRQNPLQLEALLFGISGWLDTPGDEQMKIWKREFDFLKAKFTLSDLIFHPKFLRLRPPNFPTIRLSQLANLYQHQNLFSKVMEADRIEELYDLFKTVKASEYWDCHFNFGTISKVQPKTLSKDFIDLIILNTILPLKYTYHRYHSEEIADKIIEFYQNIAAEKNSIIQNWKNLGVSITNALESQSLIYHYKNSCDEKNCLTCSIGFKLLKES; encoded by the coding sequence ATGACGGAAAAATTACTTCAATATCTTTGGAACTATAAGGTTTTCAAATATTTTGACTTCAAGGATATTGAAGGAAACTCCGTTGAGATTATACAATTCGGGAAATGGAACAAAGATGCCGGCCCGGATTTTCTCGGTTCTAAAATCAAAATCAACGGTGTGGTTCTTGCCGGAAATATAGAACTGCACGTCCGCTCTTCAGATTGGATTTTCCACAATCATTCTCAGGATCCCAATTACCAGAATATTATTCTTCATGTCGTTTTTCAACACGATACTGAAATCAGTGAGTTTACCGATCAAAAGGTTCCAACGCTTGAACTGAAACATTATATTGATGAAAATATACTATGGAAGTATGAAAGGTTAATCAATGGCAATCAGTTTATCGCCTGTGAGAATATTTTTAACAAAGAGAAAATCCCTGTTAATTTTCATGAAGGAAATATTCTGAAAAAACTGGAAGAAAAATCTATTGGATTTGAGCAAAGTTTAATGCTTTATAAAAACAATTTCGAAGCAGTTTTATTCCACAGCCTTGCCTATTCTTTCGGATTAAAAGTAAACGCCCATATTTTTAAGCAGATTGCAGAAAGTATAGATTACAGTATTATCAATAAGATCCGTCAGAATCCTCTCCAGCTTGAAGCACTCTTGTTTGGAATTTCAGGGTGGCTCGATACTCCCGGAGATGAGCAAATGAAAATATGGAAACGGGAATTTGATTTTCTTAAAGCAAAGTTTACACTTTCGGATCTGATATTTCATCCTAAGTTTTTAAGATTAAGACCACCCAATTTTCCTACTATACGTTTATCTCAACTGGCCAATCTTTATCAACACCAGAATTTATTTTCAAAGGTTATGGAAGCAGATCGTATTGAAGAGCTATATGATCTTTTTAAAACTGTAAAAGCTTCTGAATACTGGGATTGTCATTTTAATTTCGGAACTATTTCAAAAGTACAGCCTAAGACTTTGAGCAAGGATTTTATCGACCTCATCATCCTGAATACCATTCTTCCTTTAAAGTATACTTATCATAGATACCACAGTGAAGAAATTGCAGATAAGATCATAGAATTCTATCAAAATATTGCTGCTGAAAAAAACTCAATCATCCAGAACTGGAAAAATCTTGGAGTCTCCATCACCAATGCTTTGGAAAGCCAAAGCCTGATTTATCATTATAAAAATTCATGTGACGAAAAAAATTGCTTAACTTGCAGTATTGGATTTAAACTTTTAAAAGAATCTTGA
- the bshA gene encoding N-acetyl-alpha-D-glucosaminyl L-malate synthase BshA: MKIGILCYPTYGGSGIVATELGMSLANKGYEVHFISSALPARLDITNPNIFFHRVNVQTYPLFQYQPYDIALSSMIYRVVNLYKLDLLHAHYAIPYAYAAFTAKQMLQEDNNDIPLVTTLHGTDITLVGQHPSYKHAVEFSINKSDAITSVSESLKKDTLQFFNIKKEIQVITNFIDNSEFDDCTECQRTQFANPDEKILIHVSNLRPVKRVDEVLQIFKNVEKKVKSKLIIIGEGPDMEKVNQFLEENPDLISKIRLLGKVNDLYKILQLSDVFLLPSEQESFGLAALEAMAAYTPVISSNAGGIPEVNIQGETGYLAEIGNVEAMSNYTIKLLSNEELLAKMKENAKEQAIKFDLKNILPIYEKMYRTTIENFKKELTKV; the protein is encoded by the coding sequence ATGAAAATAGGCATACTTTGCTATCCAACTTATGGTGGAAGCGGAATTGTAGCAACAGAACTGGGAATGTCCCTTGCCAACAAAGGATATGAAGTACACTTCATCAGCTCTGCCCTTCCTGCAAGATTAGACATAACTAATCCAAATATTTTCTTTCACAGGGTAAATGTTCAGACATATCCGCTTTTCCAATATCAGCCTTATGATATTGCGCTAAGCTCTATGATCTACAGAGTTGTCAATCTATATAAACTGGATCTGCTGCATGCTCATTATGCCATTCCTTATGCCTACGCAGCATTTACTGCTAAGCAGATGCTACAGGAAGATAATAATGATATTCCTTTGGTGACTACGCTTCACGGGACCGATATTACCCTTGTAGGTCAGCATCCAAGTTATAAACATGCGGTAGAATTTTCCATCAACAAATCAGACGCTATTACTTCGGTTTCTGAAAGCTTGAAAAAGGATACTCTTCAGTTTTTCAATATCAAAAAGGAAATCCAGGTGATTACCAATTTTATTGATAATTCTGAATTTGACGACTGTACAGAATGCCAAAGAACTCAATTTGCAAATCCTGATGAGAAAATATTGATCCATGTATCCAATCTTCGTCCGGTAAAACGTGTGGATGAAGTATTGCAGATCTTTAAAAACGTTGAGAAAAAGGTAAAATCAAAGCTTATCATCATTGGTGAAGGTCCGGATATGGAAAAGGTGAACCAGTTTCTTGAAGAAAACCCGGATCTTATTTCAAAAATCCGTCTTTTAGGAAAAGTAAATGACCTTTATAAAATTCTGCAACTTTCTGATGTCTTTTTACTTCCATCAGAGCAGGAAAGTTTTGGTTTGGCAGCATTGGAAGCAATGGCGGCTTATACTCCGGTTATCAGTTCGAATGCAGGAGGAATTCCTGAGGTAAATATTCAGGGCGAAACCGGTTATTTAGCAGAAATCGGAAATGTAGAAGCAATGAGTAACTATACCATTAAATTGTTAAGCAATGAAGAACTTTTAGCCAAAATGAAAGAAAATGCGAAAGAACAGGCTATAAAATTCGATTTGAAAAACATTCTTCCTATCTATGAGAAAATGTATAGAACAACTATCGAAAATTTTAAAAAGGAGTTGACGAAAGTATAA